A window of the Oncorhynchus masou masou isolate Uvic2021 chromosome 13, UVic_Omas_1.1, whole genome shotgun sequence genome harbors these coding sequences:
- the LOC135552718 gene encoding golgin subfamily A member 6-like protein 22: protein MGVFIFTALFWTLSGVGCLPLSSSLQVGKVADCIQDSLNSNGGVPHPGCDKLKTDDAVHRHQGLLRELQELAQEERERERDYGRAKKLNEENQAEGERDRERREEEEQNDDQRETEKDELREKEMKAEGVEEEKVEMKDRTNEEMREEPRLEEKRGDEEENAKELEELFSKELRKIGEEEKEDRELEELLKELKKKRYESVKEKELHSGSEAEEERNKDEGEEQKKGEKEQLDILEIEERKRSKERNNNEVELMVEKEKVERELKELLEEQDSKKNVEKEKEREEKQEELAELLKKMKRVQEEEEERKEEGKRETAGDEAKVDNEREKEGEIRKELEKVKTGESEEVKDPQQKRVMEKASDESTRQFEKERNRNDDEEANEADEVENNDWEEEEEDEDKKEDVEQDEGEELLEIEAELQKVAAELRELHRGR, encoded by the exons ATGGGAGTTTTTATTTTCACGGCGTTGTTTTGGACCTTAAGTGGAG tgggaTGCctgcctctatcctcctctctacaGGTTGGAAAG GTTGCTGACTGTATTCAGGACTCCCTGAATAGTAATGGCGGTGTGCCACATCCTGGCTGTGACAAACTGAAAACTG ATGATGCTGTCCACAGGCACCAGGGTCTCCTGAGGGAGCTGCAGGAGCTGGCCCAGGAGG agagggaaagagagagagactatgggAGGGCGAAAAAGCTAAATGAGGAGAAccaggctgagggagagagggacagagagaggagggaggaggaggagcagaatgATGACCAGAGGGAGACTGAGAAAGacgaactgagagagaaagagatgaaggcagaaggggtagaggaggagaaggtggagatgAAGGACAGAACGaatgaggagatgagagaagagccCAGACTGGAGGAGAAaaggggggatgaggaagagaatgCGAAGGAGCTGGAGGAGCTCTTCTCAAAGGAGCTAaggaagataggagaggaggaaaaagaggacagggaGCTTGAGGAGCTGCTCAAGGAGCTGAAGAAGAAAAGGTATGAGTCGGTGAAGGAGAAAGAGCTCCATAGTGGGTCagaagcagaggaggagaggaacaaggatgagggggaggagcagaaaaagggagagaaagagcagctaGATATTCTTGAGATTGAAGAGAGGAAACGCAGCAAGGAGAGGAACAACAACGAGGTGGAGCTGATGGTGGAGAAAGAGAAGGTGGAGCGGGAGCTCAAGGAGCTGCTGGAGGAACAGGACAGCAAGAAGAAcgtggagaaggagaaagagagggaggaaaaacaGGAGGAACTAGCAGAGCTCCTCAAAAAGATGAAACGTGtgcaagaggaggaggaggagagaaaagaggaggggaagagagaaactgCCGGGGATGAGGCGAAAGTGGACAATgagcgagagaaggagggagagattcGCAAGGAATTGGAGAAGGTGAaaacgggagagagtgaggaagttAAGGATCCTCAGcagaagagagtgatggagaaagcAAGTGATGAGTCGACCCGTCAGTTTgaaaaggagaggaacaggaacGATGACGAAGAAGCAAATGAGGCAGATGAGGTTGAAAACAATGAttgggaagaggaagaggaggatgaggataaaAAGGAGGATGTTGAGCAGGATGAAGGAGAA GAGCTTCTGGAGATTGAGGCAGAGCTGCAAAAAGTGGCTGCAGAGCTTCGGGAGCTTCACAGGGGTCGTTAA